Within the Maribacter sp. BPC-D8 genome, the region TAATGAATCGAATATTTATATCGCATACGCAGCAATGACGGGTACTCTAATTCTATTTATCGCCATTGCCTTTCATGCGTTCAAAAACAGAGAAACTAGTCCGTTTAAAAAGCTACAAGAACGATTACAAGAGAAATCTTAGACCATACTTTTTATATCATTACCCCAAGACGGATAAGAGAATATAGTAGATTTTATATTCTTATCTGTCATTTTATTATTGATCGCCAACATAAATATATTAATAGTTTCACCGGCATCAGGCCCTAGTAGATGCGCACCAACAATTTCTCCGGTTCTATCGTTCATAATCACTTTGTACACATACAATGGTGCATTTATTCGCTTTGCATTAAACCAGTCGGTTGCGACCTCAAAATTTACTCTTATATTTTTATAACGGCTACGCGCTTCTTCCTCAGAATACCCAACCGTAGCCAAGTTCGGAGAAGTAAATACCACAGATGGAATTACAGGAGCCTCTAACACTTTATCATTTCCATTTATAATATTTTCTGCAACCACATAACCTTGTCTACCCGAAAGCGGAGTCAGTGGTAAGTTCTTATCAGACACATCGCCACAAGCATAAACATTTGGGTTGCTAGTACTTTGTAAATAAGCATTGGTCTCTACACCTTTATCTCCAAAATGAACATTCCCTTTTTCTAAATCTAAACCTGCTAATGCGGGTACACGACCAGCGGTATTAAAAACAGCTTCGGCGTCAATAGTTTGTTCCTTACCCTCTAACTCATAACTTAGTGTGAGTTTTTTTCGTTTCTTTTTCAATGCCTTTGGTGTAGCCTCAAAAATGAAATTTATTCCTAAAGATTCAGAGTGCTTTCTAAGTTCATTTACCAAATCTGCATCGAAAGCATGCAAAGGTCTATTTCCTGTATCGATTACGGTGACCTCGGCACCAGCTCTTGCTGACATATGAGCAAACTCCATCCCGATATATCCTCCTCCAACAAAAACAATTTTCTTTGGTAGCTTTTTTAAATTTAAAAAATCATCACTTTCTTTAAAATGTTTTGCTCCAGGCATCGTTAAAGTTCGTGGCACTAAACCTGTGGCAATTACAACTTTCTTGGCAACAACTTTCTTTCCTTCCACCAACAAAGTATTCTCGTCTAAAAACGCGGGAGATTGATGAAATAACGTAATTCCCAGTTCCGCCAAATTATGTTCTGTAGATGCAGGTATATTAGCGGTGAAATTTCGTTTGAACTTTTGCAATTGCTTCCAATCAATTTTCGCAGTCTTGCTAATACCTTTTCCCTTCAAGTTATTACTTAACTCATATGCTTCTATTGCACCAAGTAGTATTTTCTTAGGATCACAACCTCTATTTGCACAAGTACCACCAAATTCACGATTATCGGTAATGGCAACTTTTAATCCCTTTTCAGTACAGGCTTTCGCGACCGTTTGTCCGGCAATACCGCTTCCTATTACAAAAACATCAAACTCATTATCTTCCATATCTCTTTACTTTTTCTACAATACTCCAAGGTGCAACTTTTTAGAGGTAATTTGTAACCCATATTCGATAATAATGAGTCGTATCCATTTCTTAGGTATGCGTATATTTGTAAAAATTTTAAACTGTTGAGTCATTCTTCTATCCAACAACGGTATAATCAGTCTCCCCAGATAGGGAAACTGCAAAATACTATTGCCGATTCTGAAAAATCAGGATCCCAAAACATTCAATTAAAAGGTCTTGTAGGCTCATCACTTTCATTTGTGCTTACCAGTATATTCAATGCAGAAGACCGACCATTCTTGGCGATTTTTAATGACAAGGAAGAAGCTGCCTATTATTTAAATGACCTAGAACGCCTTATTGGCGAAGACAAGGTACTTTTCTACCCAGGTAGTTACAGAAGACCCTATCAAATAGAAGAAACAGATAATGCCAATGTACTTTTACGTGCCGAGGTTTTAAACAGAATCAACTCTAGAAAAAAACCAGCGGTAATAGTCACCTACCCCGACGCACTTTTCGAAAAAGTAGTCACCAGAAAAGAGTTAGACAAGAATACCCTAAAAATGAAATTAGGGGACACACTTTCTTTAGATTTTTTAAATGAAATTTTATTCGAATACAAATTCAAACGAGTAGATTTCATAACAGAACCTGGGGAGTTTTCGGTTCGTGGTGGTATCGTAGATGTGTATTCTTTCTCGCACGATGAGCCTTATAGAATAGAGTTTTTTGGCGATGAAATAGACAGTATTAGAACCTTTGATGTAGAAACACAACTTTCGAAAGAAAAGGTAAAATCAATTACCATTGTGCCAAATATGGCTGACAAGTTTTTGATTGACAAGAGACAGAGTTTTTTGACCTACGTTGCATCAAATACACTGGTCTTTGCCAAAAACACAGATTATTTATACGACAGATTAAATGATTTCTTTGAAAAGGCAAAAGAAGCATTTACCAAATTATCAAAAGACATTAAGCATGCCGAGCCCGAAGAGTTATTTATGGGCGGTGCTGAATTTAGAGAACAACTTTCTGGCTTTACACTTTTAACGCAAGATGCTAAGCGAGATGCTATTGACTTTGTCGAATTTCACTCTAAACCACAACCTTCTTTTAATAAGAAGTTCGATTTATTAATTGAGAATTTAAATAGTTATAAAGACAAAGGCTACACCAATTATATCTTTTGTGCCAGTGAGCAGCAAGCCAAACGTTTTCATGACATTTTCGAAGAGGTCAACGAACATGTACATTATCAAATTATTGTTTCTCCGCTATTTCAGGGCTTTATAGATGATGATCAAAAAGTCGTTTGCTATACCGATCATCAGATTTTTGAACGTTACCACAAATTCCATTTAAAGAACGGTTATGCCAAAAAGCAAGCCATTACACTGAAGGAAATTAACAAACTAGAGATTGGTGACTACGTAACCCATATTGATCATGGTATTGGTAAGTTCGGCGGATTACAGAAAATAGATGTTGAAGGCAAAAAGCAAGAAGCTATTAAGTTAATGTATGGTGAGCGTGATATTTTATACGTTAGCATACATTCATTACATAAGATTTCAAAGTTCAATGGTAAAGATGGTGCACCGCCAAAAATTTACAAACTAGGTTCTGGAGCTTGGAAAAAGATTAAGGACAAGACCAAATCGCGTGTAAAGAAAATTGCGTTTAACCTTATCAAAATTTATGCAAAGCGTAGACTAGAAAAGGGATTTCAATATAACCCAGATAGTTATTTGCAGAATGAACTAGAGGCTTCGTTTATATACGAAGATACGCCCGACCAAAGTACCGCTACCGAAGATGTAAAAAGAGACATGGAAAGCGAGCGACCTATGGATCGTTTAATTTGTGGTGATGTAGGATTCGGAAAAACAGAAATCGCAATTCGTGCAGCATTCAAAGCAGTTGATAATGGCAAACAAGTAGCAGTTTTAGTACCTACAACCATATTGGCATTTCAACACCATCGTACTTTTACAGAACGCTTAAAAGATATGCCGGTAACGGTAGATTATCTGAATAGATTTAGAACAGCAAAAGAGAAGAAAGAAACTATTCAACGATTGGGCGAAGGTAAGGTCGACATCATTATTGGTACACATCAGCTTGTAAATAAGAATGTTCAGTTTAAAGACCTTGGCTTATTAATTGTTGATGAAGAACAAAAATTTGGGGTAGCTGTAAAAGACAAATTAAAGTCGATTAAAGAAAATGTCGATGTTCTTACATTAACAGCAACACCGATACCGAGAACGCTTCAATTTAGTTTGATGGCTGCTCGAGATTTATCAACTATCACTACTGCACCGCCAAATAGATACCCTATTGAAAGTCAAGTCGTACGTTTTAATGAAGAAATTATAAGAGACGCCGTTAGTTATGAAATTGAACGTGGCGGACAGGTATTCTTCATTCATAATAGAATTGAAAATATTAAGGAAGTTGCCGGCATGATCCAAAGGTTGGTGCCCGATGCAAAAGTAGCAGTTGGTCACGGTCAAATGGAAGGTAAAAAACTAGAAGCTTTAATGCTTGGTTTCATGAATAGCGAATTCGATGTTTTGGTATCGACCACTATTGTAGAAAGCGGATTAGATGTTACCAATGCCAATACTATTTTTATAAACAACGCCAACAATTTTGGCTTGAGCGATTTGCACCAAATGCGTGGTCGCGTTGGTCGTGGAAATAAAAAGGCATTCTGTTATTTTATTACTCCGCCTTACGAATCAATGACCAATGATGCCCGTAAACGAATTGAAGCTTTGGCTCAGTTTACAGAACTAGGCAGCGGCTTTAATATTGCCATGAAAGATTTAGAGATTCGTGGTGCAGGAGATTTATTAGGTGGCGAACAAAGCGGATTCATCAATGAAATAGGTTTTGAAACATATCAAAAAATATTAGCTGAAGCCATCGACGAATTAAAAGAGAATGAATTTAAAGACCTTTACGAAGAGGTAGAAGGTAAGCATGAGAAGATTTTTGTTAAAGAAACACAGATAGATTCTGACTTCGAATTGCTCTTTCCTGATGATTACATCAATAATATAACAGAAAGACTAACGTTATATACAGAGCTGAACCAGGTAAAAGACGAAGCAGCGCTTCAAAAGTTTGAAGTACAATTAGTTGATCGCTTTGGCGAATTACCAGAAGAAGCTCAAGATCTATTAAATTCTGTTCGAATAAAATGGATAGCAAATAGCATTGGTCTTGAGAAAATAGTGATGAAACAAGGTAAAATGATCGGGTACTTTTTAAGCGACCAACAATCAGAATTTTATCAGACTTCAACATTTACTAGGGTTTTACAATATGTACAGTCGCATGCACAGCAATGTAAAATCAAAGAAAAAAAGACCCGAAACGGATTACGCTTATTATTGGTTTTTGAAAATATAAGATCTACTGATAGAGCATATTTGGCATTAAAGCCTTTTGAAATTAAAGAAAAAACAACCGCATAATGGAATTTGAAATACCAGAAAAATTAGCGATGGTTCATTTAATCGATTCGGTTATTGTAGCCGATGGCGAAGTGCATAAGGGCGAAATTAATGCACTAACAAAATTGATGACGATCATTGATTTTGATAGTAATTTCTTGATTCAGGCACGAAGTATCGATTTAGAGCAAAGTGTAAACATCTTAAAAGATATGCCTGAGGAGAAAAAAAGCAAACTCGCCGAAATATTAAAAGACGTAGCCATATCTGACGGTTACATTCATGAAAAAGAAAGTGATGTAATACGACATGTATTCTCTGAAATAGGGCTCTCTAAAAAAGCTTAATAAATGTTAAATGTGTCTGAGCAAATATCTTAGCTTCACACATGATAACAGCTACTACTCATAACTTTTAACAATGTTGTAAAACTCCTTTGACAACCTTATTAAAAAGTCTTACCATTTTCCTTATCTTTCAACTCCAAAAATAAAAAGTATGGAGTTTGAAGAGTTTGTAAAAGCAGCCTTTGTAAAGATGATTTATGAAGTTATAGAGGCCGACGGTGAAATTCATCCTGCAGAAGTAGAAACCTTAAATAAACTTAAAGTCAAAATTGGTTTTGACGATGCATTTTTAGAACGCGCAAAATTATTAGAGTATGATAATGCTTTAGTGACACTTTACAATTTACCACACGAACAAAAGAAGGCCTTAGCAGAGATTCTAGATGAAGTTGCTATAGCTGATGGTGCCATCCATAAAAAAGAAATGGATCTTATTATAGAGACCTTTATTAATATTGGACTTGGAGAAGAAACAGAGTAATTAAGAGAATGATAGATTTTACAAAAGAAGAGAAATTAGCTGTAGTAAAAATGGTAGACTATGTTATTCTAGCAGATAGCAAAGTAGACCCTGCAGAAATGCGATATCTTACGCAACTAATGGATCGTTTTACTTTTGATAGTTTCTTTGTAGGTCAAGCTAGAAATTTGAAT harbors:
- a CDS encoding TerB family tellurite resistance protein, whose protein sequence is MEFEIPEKLAMVHLIDSVIVADGEVHKGEINALTKLMTIIDFDSNFLIQARSIDLEQSVNILKDMPEEKKSKLAEILKDVAISDGYIHEKESDVIRHVFSEIGLSKKA
- the mfd gene encoding transcription-repair coupling factor, producing MSHSSIQQRYNQSPQIGKLQNTIADSEKSGSQNIQLKGLVGSSLSFVLTSIFNAEDRPFLAIFNDKEEAAYYLNDLERLIGEDKVLFYPGSYRRPYQIEETDNANVLLRAEVLNRINSRKKPAVIVTYPDALFEKVVTRKELDKNTLKMKLGDTLSLDFLNEILFEYKFKRVDFITEPGEFSVRGGIVDVYSFSHDEPYRIEFFGDEIDSIRTFDVETQLSKEKVKSITIVPNMADKFLIDKRQSFLTYVASNTLVFAKNTDYLYDRLNDFFEKAKEAFTKLSKDIKHAEPEELFMGGAEFREQLSGFTLLTQDAKRDAIDFVEFHSKPQPSFNKKFDLLIENLNSYKDKGYTNYIFCASEQQAKRFHDIFEEVNEHVHYQIIVSPLFQGFIDDDQKVVCYTDHQIFERYHKFHLKNGYAKKQAITLKEINKLEIGDYVTHIDHGIGKFGGLQKIDVEGKKQEAIKLMYGERDILYVSIHSLHKISKFNGKDGAPPKIYKLGSGAWKKIKDKTKSRVKKIAFNLIKIYAKRRLEKGFQYNPDSYLQNELEASFIYEDTPDQSTATEDVKRDMESERPMDRLICGDVGFGKTEIAIRAAFKAVDNGKQVAVLVPTTILAFQHHRTFTERLKDMPVTVDYLNRFRTAKEKKETIQRLGEGKVDIIIGTHQLVNKNVQFKDLGLLIVDEEQKFGVAVKDKLKSIKENVDVLTLTATPIPRTLQFSLMAARDLSTITTAPPNRYPIESQVVRFNEEIIRDAVSYEIERGGQVFFIHNRIENIKEVAGMIQRLVPDAKVAVGHGQMEGKKLEALMLGFMNSEFDVLVSTTIVESGLDVTNANTIFINNANNFGLSDLHQMRGRVGRGNKKAFCYFITPPYESMTNDARKRIEALAQFTELGSGFNIAMKDLEIRGAGDLLGGEQSGFINEIGFETYQKILAEAIDELKENEFKDLYEEVEGKHEKIFVKETQIDSDFELLFPDDYINNITERLTLYTELNQVKDEAALQKFEVQLVDRFGELPEEAQDLLNSVRIKWIANSIGLEKIVMKQGKMIGYFLSDQQSEFYQTSTFTRVLQYVQSHAQQCKIKEKKTRNGLRLLLVFENIRSTDRAYLALKPFEIKEKTTA
- a CDS encoding dihydrolipoyl dehydrogenase family protein → MEDNEFDVFVIGSGIAGQTVAKACTEKGLKVAITDNREFGGTCANRGCDPKKILLGAIEAYELSNNLKGKGISKTAKIDWKQLQKFKRNFTANIPASTEHNLAELGITLFHQSPAFLDENTLLVEGKKVVAKKVVIATGLVPRTLTMPGAKHFKESDDFLNLKKLPKKIVFVGGGYIGMEFAHMSARAGAEVTVIDTGNRPLHAFDADLVNELRKHSESLGINFIFEATPKALKKKRKKLTLSYELEGKEQTIDAEAVFNTAGRVPALAGLDLEKGNVHFGDKGVETNAYLQSTSNPNVYACGDVSDKNLPLTPLSGRQGYVVAENIINGNDKVLEAPVIPSVVFTSPNLATVGYSEEEARSRYKNIRVNFEVATDWFNAKRINAPLYVYKVIMNDRTGEIVGAHLLGPDAGETINIFMLAINNKMTDKNIKSTIFSYPSWGNDIKSMV